TTAGATATTCTGAACTTGTTAAGAAAACCGACGAAAGTTTAGTGTACACGCATCACTTGCGAACCAATCAGCTTGTCGAAAGTTTCTTGATGTCGATAGACATTGAAGGTGAGGACGCACTTGGCGGCATTGAGTCCCCATCGCACGACGTTACGGTTACGCAAAACTATGCCAGCGCGAACATGGCTTACTACGCTTCCAATGTCGCATTAGATTCGGATTTCGTCTGTCGATATGCGCTTACCGATGACTTTTTCAATGAAGAAAGGCTGGTTTTCCATGACGTGTCTATGGATAACGCACCGCCATTAACGCTTCACAGCCCTACTTTCAAGCGGAAGCAGCCCGCGCGAGTCATGGAATCCCTTGCGTACAGTGCAATTGTTCCGACATCAGCACAATTAAACCCGCCCAACGGGACTGCTTATCGCGATGTCTTCTTCAAAGGACACGGCACGAACCCCTTTATTGATCCTGAAGACGACAACCAATCAACTTTTGGTATGGATGCCGATAGCGCGTCCTATTCCGTAGTGCGCCGTTATCTCCGAGATGGCTATCTGCCACCGATAGAAGCCGTACGGGTCGAGGAGTTCGTCAACGCTTTTGACTATGACTATACACCGCCAACAGACGACACTTTCGCACTGCATCTTGAGGGCGCACCTTCAAAATTTGGTGAAGGCAAGCGACTCCAGTTGCTACGCATTGGCATCCAAGGACGTGTTGTTCCTGATGTTGATCGCAAGGATGCTATACTCACCTTTGTGATTGATGTCTCTGGTTCAATGAGCTATGAAAATCGGTTGGGGTTGGTGAAAAAGGCATTGCGACTTTTGGTCAAACAACTCCGTCCCGCCGACAAGATTGGCATTGTCGTTTACGGAACAAACGCTCGGGTCATCCTACCGCATACCAGCGTTGTGAATCGTGAACACATCTTGAAAAGCATTGATTCTCTGTGTCCAGAAGGTGTGACAAATGTCGAGGACGGAATTCACAAAGGGTATGAACTCGCTCGCAGGAATTCAGACAGCGATTGCATCAACCGCGTGATTCTCTGTTCAGACGGCGTTGCGAACGAGGGTGTAACATCCGCAGAAGCACTACTCAAGCAAATCCGTAACTATGTTGATGAAGATGGCATCTTCTTAACCACAGTCGGCTTCGGCATGGAGAATTACAACGATGTCCTGATGGAAAACTCGCGAAGAAAGGCAACGGAAATTACGCCTATGTGGATACCCTTAGCGAGGCGCGTCGTATCTTCGTCGAGAATCTCACCGGTACCTTGCAGATTATCGCGAAAGACGCAAAGGTACAGGTCAAGTTCAATCCAGACACCGTGCGATCCTTCCGGCTGATTGGTTATGAAAATCGCCAGATGAAACATGAGGATTTCCGAAACGATGCGGCGGATGCTGGAGAGATCGGATCCGGACACAGCGTCACTGCACTCTATGAAGTTAAACGCAATAAAGGTGTTGATACAGGTAGACTCGCTAAAGTCTCTATACGGTATGAAGACCCCGATACACAGAAAGTAACGGAAGTCAGCGAGAAATTCCGTGTTGAAGACCTTAAAAACCAGTTTGAGGGCACTTCACTCGGATTTCAGTTTGCCGCCACTGTCGCGCAATTTGCTGAAATTCTACGAGAGAGCGTCTGGGCGAAAAATGGTTGTTTGAAGACCGTCCATCAGACGCTTAAAGGCATCTTGCAACAGCATCCAAAGGTTGCCGCAAAAGATGAAACGCAAGCCGAGAAACGCGGGGATGAATTGTTAGCACTCGTGCGGAACGCAAGGTGCATTAAAGAACAGGAACAAGCAAGTTAGGGCATCCGGTGCATGTTCCTATCATTGACGAAACGGTTTTCTCAGTTGCGTCTGCATAAGTCGCTCTAAAATTTGCAGGCGCAACGCCGTTTCAACAGCTGCAACTTCAGGTTTTCCAGCGAGATTATTTGTCTCATTCGGATCGTTTTTCACATCAAACAACAGATAAACTTCGCCATCTTTGTTGAGCGCAGCCTTCCATTCCTGATTTAGCAGCATAATCTCGCCCTCTATCTCAGCAATTGCGAAATCACGGTGCGTCACTTCGGAGTTCGTTAGCACTGGACACAACGATTGCCCGAACTGACGATGCTCCAGTTCACCACCTGCCATTTCAACAAGCGTTGGACCGATATCAATCCATTCCACAGGACTATCACAAATACTACCAGTGTTTGTGCTATCGGGGGTACGAACGAGTAGCGGGATTCGAACTGCGCCGTTGAGGAAGTTGCTTTTATAAATGAGTCCATAGTCTCCGTTCATCTCACCGTGATCGGAGGTATGGACAATGACTGTGTTTTCAAGTTCGCCGCGTGCTGCAATTGTATCAAGGATTTCACCAATTTGTGCATCAATAAGTGTGACATTGCCTGCATAATTCGCACGGAGCCTACCGATTTCACCGGGTTCAAACGCTGGATTCATCCGCTGCATAACCCTATCCAAATGTCCTTGCGGACGTTCTCCGGCAGGTGGACGCGGGACCGCTGGCGGCATCTCCTTCGGATCATACATGCTGGCGTAAGGTTCTGGTGTATCCCAAGGCTCATGTGGTCCGCCGAAGCTCACCCAACAGCACCAAGGTTCCTCTCGATTGTAGTTCTGGAGGTATTGCTTCGCCTGTTGTCCGACGTAGACATCGGCGTAGTCTTCAAGTCCTAACGTTGATGGGCGCACGAGATACGGTTTCGTGCTAAACCGTTCACGATAGTCAGCGCGGTAGCCATCCCAAAGTCCTTTCGCCTCCCATTCCGCTGTCATGTGTGACAGGACGTTCGCGCTTGCCCGCGGCCCACCGATTTCATTCACATCATCTAACCCATAGGCATTCATTAACCCCTCGCGCTCACGCAAGTCCCCACCGTGTGGATGTAGATGCGTTTTGCCGAAAAGACTCGTCCGGTAACCCGCGTCTCGCACCGCTTGCATCCATGTCGGCGTTTCAGCAGGCATCTGATGCTGCATATTGTTCCAAACGCCGGTGTTATGCGGATATAAACCTGTCGCTAAGCTCAACCGTGTCGGAATGCAAACCGGCGAGGTTGTAACACAATTCGTAAATTGAACACCTTCGCTTGCAATACGATCCAAATTCGGAGTCTGCACCCAATCACCACTGCAACCCATCGCGTCCCACCGCTGCTGGTCTGTCATGACTAAAAGAATATTCGGACTTCCCATCTTTAACCTCGTTCGATTCCTGCTTCCGTAAAGGCGTTTGATAATGTCTCGTAAGAGAGTGTCGCAGCAGCGAGCGGATCGTAGTCTTCGCGTGCTTGCACCATGAAACTCACCTCAGCGGTGATGAACCCCTCATAACCGTGTGCTTGCATCTTCTTGAGGTAGTCAACATAATCAAAAGTGCCTTCGCCGGGGATGAGGAACTCAAAGTCCGGGGCAATACCGCGCTGATCCTTGACATGCGTGTGCGCTGAAACCGCTGCCAGTGCCGACACCGTTTCTTCTGTCGGCATACCGACAATATCAAAATGGCTGATGTCGAAGTTAACCTTGAGATATGGCGAATTGACGATTTCCAAGAGTTCAAGCACTTTCGCTGGTGTGTCAATGATTGCCCCGATGTGCGGTTCCATAGCGATCGTAACGCCGCGCAATGCCCCGTAATCGACAAGTGCTCCTATCCGTTCCGCGAGGAAATCTTTGTTTCTGTCCCAATCGTCCGGTTTCCCGCCGGGGGTCGTGTTAACTGCAGGCAGTTCATCCCCTTGTGCGAGTTCGACAGCAAGATCAACGCCACCTTTCAGCCGCCACATATTCTTCGCATGTGCATCAGGGTCTGTTTCGAGTAAACTGGAATGTGCTGCGATTGCTGGCAATGCTAAGTTATGCTGCTTTAACAGAGACGCAATTCGTTTCCGTTCCGCAGCATCAAGCGTGCTGAGTTCAGTCGTAAACCGAGGAATGATGGTAAGTTCAACGCCATCGTATCCAAGGTTCGATAAATGGGAGATGGCGGTATCAATAGGGACAGTAGGCATTCCCCATGTACTATATCCAAGTTTCATTTTTTAATTTTTCCTTGCGGTTAAATAGTGTGGATTTGAACTTTAGCACCCTTTTCTTAAGTCCGCCCTCCACTACGTTACGGGCTACAGGTTTTGTACGATGAAGAGGGTTTCATGATGGTTTCTGGTGAAATTCACGTCCGACGCTAAGTGGTACGTCCGATCCACCAAAAATCTGTGCGAAATGAAATTATGCCTTAAATGGCATAATTTGTCTTTGCTTTACATTTGGAGCACAGTGCAGAAACTTAATAGTTAGAGGATGTCAAAAGATTGAACCGATCCAATCGTTTATTAGGAAATCGACCCGTTGAATGAGCAAAGCGACACGTCCCATAACCGTGTTACCGAACGCTGAACCGAACCCTATCATGAGGAAGGCGATGCCGACCTTTGAAATCCATTTGAGGGGACCTCTGTGTTCTACGGAAAAGAAGAAATAAGTGAGAGTACAAATGACACCAATAACCATAAGAACTGCCTCAAAAATGCCCCAGCCAGAGAGAGTACCCGCATGAACTGCTGCAAATGGTTCAACTGTTCCGCGCGTCTGCTCGAAAATACTAGCTCTCAACACATTCGGTATTGAAAGACCTGCTCCAAACCCGATCAAGATAGCAGTTGGGTATCGAATCAACCAAGTGTGGCGGGGAGACACCCCACTGAAGAATAGCAAACCGACTCCAATCGGAATCAGTTTCCACAATCCACTCCAGCCTGCTTCTCGAGGCACGCCTGGCCAAAACGGTTTCACTGCTGCCCAGAACGGCTCCCAAGCGAAAGGAATAAACCCTTGGTGAACGGATAGAACGATACCGTAACCAACAGACATACCTACAAAGAGGTGTTCTGCAAAACGATAAAACGGGTTATCCTTATATAGGAAACTGTAGATACAAAGCGTCAGTAACGCTGCGATCCAGATACCAAAAATTTCCATTAATTTATCCCTCCCGTCGGCGTTGAATGAAGAATACAATGTTGCCGATAATGACTAATCCCAGAATTAATACATGCACTGGAGAAGCATTGTTTATCCCTTGTGTTCCCTTTTCTGGTACACCGATAAGTTTCTCATATTCGGAGGCTCCCAAATAGCCAGGCATTAATCCGACTAACTGATTGGTTTGAAGGTAAGGGTACATATTGGAAACAATAACGCCAGTAACCCCAGCGGCAATCTGTTGATTATATTTCACATTGACATAAGTGATCCAGAGATCAGTCGTACTACCAGACGCGAGGTCCAAGATGAGGTCAATTTGGTCATAATTGGTGATATCTTTCATCATTGAGATCTCTGTAAGGGGTGTGTTTGTATAATCTTTCTCAAAGACACTTCCAATGCTGATTCCCATCCGAAGCATAACCTGTTCGCCTCCAGGGCGAAATCCGAGGAAGACATAATCGTCGCCGTTGACTGCACCTGTCTCTTCTGCAACCTCCGTTATCAATGTATCGGCGAGGGTTGGCGCAAACGGATAAAGGGTCATCCCAATGACACGGACATTTTTATCAAAGCAATGTCTTAGAACAGCTTTTGCCATAGGATTGAGTTCCGGTAAAGAGGAGGGACCATAATCGAAAGCAATCATGATAGTCGACCCAGCGGGAAGCGCGTCAATGTAATCGTAGATTTTCTGTGTCGGTTCGGAAACGTTGATTGGCAAATTGAGTGGTAAAAGCGTTGGAATGATAACCGCCAGTGCAACAAAAATAAAAATAAGTCGTCGGTCGAGATTCATCAATTTACTGAGCATTCTCTTAATCTCCCCCGCCTATGTAAGAGCGTTCGATCCCGAGTATAAGCCGAATAGCTTGTGAAATCACCCCTAAACTGACACCGAGGATAATCCCTCGCCTGGCAGAAAGATTCGGGTTTCCCAAAATCCATTGCCGAGCTTCTGAAGCACCGTTGTCCCATGGCAACCAGGATAGAACTGTATTCCAAATCAGATCACCAACAGGGACATTTCCGATTAACACAATCATTGCAGAAATTAAGAGTAATGAGGCTTCAAACGTCCGGGCGCGGAAGGCACGGAATGCTGCAGAAGCAATTAAAAAGGCAAGGAGCGAGAACATTGTCGCATCCAGAGGGACTTGAACGTTGTTGAATAACCACGCAAATGCTGGATGCTGCGGTCCAAATGGAAGCCCTATAACTACCATTGTCAGAAGTCCCGCAAAGACAACAAAACTGTATTGCCAATGCTCTGTGCGGCGGCGAATACGTATCACATGGGTTTGGACGAGCGTTATTGTTCCTACGGCAAGCGCAAAAGGCGACATAATTAGTGCCCAATAAACGACCTCATCGTAAATCGATTGAGAGAACGAATGTGGGCTGAACTGCGTAAAACACATCACAACGCCGAAAAGAAAACAGAGCACTAAGGGGACTTGTCGTTTCATAAACATCTCCTCAGTGTTACAGGCTTGAAGATTGCATATAGATGATGTTGAGCCTTCATGGTACCTCCTAATTGACTCGCTGTAAGAGCGTTGTTATCCAAGTAATACCGGATAGTTCAAGGATTACGCCGAGGGCGATAGCACCGAAGATGAGTACCTTTCCCCAATCTTGTCCTCGAAGACTTCCAAGGAGCATCGGTTCTTTCGAGAGGTAAGCACTTGCTGCGTAGAGTTCTTCACCAATTAGGGTGTAATCACAGGCAGCAATGAAGAAAGGAAGTTGGTGCTCAGAGTCTGTTCCCGCAATCTGTATAGCACCGATAGAATTTCCAGTTTCGGCGAGGATAAGCGATTCGGCAGCGAAAGAGCCTTGTAAAAATACTGTCGCTGGTTTCTCACGAACCATGATACCATCAACACCCGCAGCATAAGCGAACTGGTCTTCCGTGAGAAAAAAGATATTCTCCTCGTTGTAAGCATCTGGATGGCCTTCCTCAAGGTACGCAGTTTTCACCATCTCTCGCACAACGTTCATCACAATCGGGTCATTGCATGGCACACGTAGCGGGGTCTCATAGTCAGCAGTTCGCCGCGCGACTTGCGCTAAAATCGTCATACTGGCAACAGTCGCCACGCCACTGACACCACCTAATCCCAATACATACAGAATTGAACGCCCCATCTCCGTGGCTCTCCCGATGGCTTCATCTACTGCCTCAAGTCCAGGAATGCGACGGACAAATACCTCTTTGCCGCTTCGCGCATTATAGATATTCCAAACAATCGCTGCAGAAAAAAGAAGCATGGCGATAAACAGCGGGGTCTTTTCGGTATGAAACCATTCCCCTGTCCCTTTAACCGGGGCAGTCTGTTCAGAATCTACAGTCGCCTCTGTTTCGGAAATAACACGCACAATGTAGGTGTAAATGTTTCCTTTTTCAATAGCGGAATCGACATAAGTCGTTGTTCCAGCAGGCAACAGTTCACCGATTTCTTCAAGCTCGCCATCTGCTATCTGCCGTAGGATTTGATAGCCGCTGATGCCGGTATCCTCAGCTGCTGCATCCCACTTAATAGTAATGCTGGAGCCATCGTCGTTCGGCGTATCCACCGCCGTGACATTTGACGGTACGATAGGTTCCCCTTGGCTGAACGCAGTCTCGATGCTTAGGCATAAAACCAAGCAGATGGCTATCCATTGAATTGTTTTTATCATAAATGTTATATTCCTCGAGAGTGGTTATCAGTTTACTTCGCGGTGAGAATACGCTGCGCTTTCAGTTATCAGTTAAAGAATGCCTCGCAATGTGCTAACTGAGTACTGAAAGATTTTTCGCAGAAAAATCGTACTGAAAACTGACAACTATTAAAAACATTGTGATATGGCTTCTAAAACGTGCTGATCGTCTACATCGTTTCGGATGACTACCTCCCCAATACGCGTCGGTAGAATGAGGCGGAGTTTACCACCGAGCGTCTTTTTGTCTAAATACATAGCATCACATATTGCTTCTGGGGTCAGGTCGGGCGGGAACGTAAGCGGCAATTTCGCACGGTTTAAGAGCGTGCGTTGCCGTTGAAAATCGGTTTCAGAGAACATCCGCAAATTAACCGCCAATTGCGCAGCACAATTCATACCGATAGAGACGGCTTCGCCGTGACGGTATCTGTTGTAGTGCGTCAGTGTTTCAAGCGCGTGGCCAAACGTATGTCCATAGTTAAGCACCATCCGCAACCCGCTCTCTTTCTCATCTTTCGCGACGACTTCCGCTTTGTTGACGCACGCGCTTGCGATCATCTCAATAAGCGTTGTGTCTTCTAAATTTAGGATAGCGTCGAGTTTTTCCTCAACCATTTCAAACAACGGTTCATCGCGGATGACCCCCATTTTGATAACTTCAATAAGTCCTGAACGAATATCGCGTTGTGGTAAGGTTCTGAGCGTATCTACGTCAATGAGTACCAATTTCGGTTGATGAAACGCGCCGATGAGGTTCTTGCCCTTCGGATGATTAATCGCTGTCTTGCCACCAACACTCGCATCAACTTGTGCCTGTAGCGTTGTTGGGATCTGAACGTAAGAGATACCACGCATATATACCGCCGCTGCAAAACCGCCCAAATCACCGATGACACCGCCACCGAGCGCAATAAGTGTTGAACCACGGTCGAGTTGGTGTGCAATCAAACTATCCTGTATCCGAGAGAACTGTGCCAACGATTTGCTTTCTTCACCAGCAGGTGCCTCTATTGTGCTTACATCAAATCCCGCATTTTTAAGGCTTTGGTGAACAGCAGGCATATATTGTGATTTAACAAATGAATCCGAAACGATAAGCACCTTTTGGGATTTGGTATGTGACGTAAGCAGTTCGCCAACCCGATTAAGAAGCGCGCCTCCGATAATGATCGGATAGCTATTATCCCCGAGTTCTACGCGTAAAGTTTTCGTCATTTTGAGGTCCTGACACTTTGTGCAAATACCCGTTTGATATATCCCATAATTTCTCCGAAGGAGCGGCCTGTTGTTTCCACCATATAATCGGCTGTTGCATAATAGGGGTGCCGTTCTTCGAGCATAGTTCTAATCTTCGTGAGCGCATCGGGAGTTTGAAGCAGCGGCCGGTGTGACTGATGTCGAACCCGTTGATAGATTTCCTCTGCTGTCGCATTTAGACAGAAGACGATACCGTTACGTTTAAGTGCTACCATATTCGCTTCTTTTAGAACCACACCGCCGCCCGTAGAGATGACGTAACTATACAGATTTGACACTTTACGGACGGCTTCGCTTTCCAATTCTCGAAAAGCCGGTTCGCCATCTTCCGCGAAGATGTCACTGATACGTCGCCCACTATCGCGTTCAATGACATCGTCAGTATCCACATAGCGCATCCGGAGTTGCATGGAAAGCCGTCTACCTATAGAGGTTTTCCCGGTCCCCATAAAACCGACAAGCACAATGTTGGGTTTCCTTTTTTCCTGACGTTTCACCGGTTCTCCACCTTTATTGCGACTGTTACCGTAACTCTGTTGGGGCGATTTAAAATCGGGTCCCATCCGTTACTGGGAAAGGATTTACTGACAACTGAAAACTATTATACCGCTTTTAAAAAATATTGTAAAGGGTTTTGCATGAATTTTTGAGGTATGGTATAATTACGGCTAACTGGGAAGCCGATCACATCTAAAAGGAGAAAGCAGATGCCACGACAACTTAGGATGGTACGTCCCAATTTGGAAGATTTACCGGCGTTAGAACTTCCGACAGACTACGGTATGCGCACTTATCAGAAAGGCGATGAGGCACACTGGGCACGTATTATCAGTGATTCGTTTGGTGGCAGGGAGCGTACTGCACAGGACACGGAGAACGAGATTACGGGCAGAGATGTTTTTATCCCCGAAGGTTTCTACTTCGCAACCCATCGAGGGGTTCCTGTCGGAACTGCTTGTGCCTGGCGGCAATCTGTAGATGAAAAAGATGTCGGATACGTACACATGGTAGGCGTTGTCGGTGAACACACCGGACACAAACTCGGAAAATGGGTTTCACTTGCTGTTCTCTCCTACTTTCGGGACAACGGGTTCAAATGTTCTATGCTTGACACCGACGATTTTCGTATCCCTGCCATTAAAACCTATCTGAATTTAGGGTTCATACCCGTTTATGTTGAAAAAGGGCAACCAGAGCGATGGTCGGATATCTTTGAGAAATTGGGACTTCCGTCAATGTCAGCACAGATCCTAAACGCCAAAGAAACACTCCCTACAGAACTATGGACGAAGGTCTCACGGTAAAAATACAGTGGAAGATCAACTCAGAATGGTCCTGCACAGTTTAGAAAAACTACCGAGACTCCAGTGTCCTGATGGCTATTACATCCGAACCTATAAAAAAGGGGACGAAGCATATTGGGCACACATAATGGACAGGTCGTTTGTAGACCAAGGCAGAACTACCGAAGATACGTATGCTAATGTTATCAACCAACCTAACTTTGATCCGAACGGTCTCTGCTTTGTTATCCACAAGGACACACCTATCGGCACAGCATGCGCTTGGAATAGGCACCTCCGTGGTAAACCGATCGGTTACATTGATATGCTCGCTGTGCTGCCAGAACACACTGGACATAAGCTCGGAAAGTGGCTAACAGTGTTTCTCCTTCACTATTTTAAAGCGCAGCACGTGTCGTCCGTGATGTTGGACACCGACGATTTTCGCCTACCCGCAATCAAAAATTATCTCAATCTCGGTTTTGTTCCAGTTTATGTCCGTGAAAACCATGTACTGCGTTGGCGGAATGTCTTTGAAAAACTGGAGTTTCTCCAAGCATGAGATGGCTTCTCGCGGTAAAAAACTGTTTTAGTTCACCCGACAACTTTGTTATAGCCGCGATCCTCATCAGCGGTTTCGGTTTGCGGATCGTCGGTCTAAACGTTGGATTACCCGATACACCCGATCCACGTGAGGTGATTATTGCACAAGATGTGCTGAACCTCATTCACTTCACAGCACCACCACAAACCTACAACTGGCCCGGAACGGCGTGGTTTTATATCGTTGCTGCGGTAGGCAAATTGCTCTCAATCGGCGGTTGGCATCTAACGGAAGCCCGCGTCATCCTATTGGCGCGCTGTATCAATACCCTCTTATCCGCTGCCACACTCTGGTTCACCTATTCTATTGGAAAACACGCGGAGAACAGACGCGTGGGACAAATTGCCGCAGGGCTGCTTGCAGTCTCTATGTTGCATGCCACTAACGAATTGCGTTTCGCACTTGTTGACATTCCCGCAACCTTCTGCGTGACGCTTTTTCTCTGGCGTGTCGTGCGTGCGCGCGTTTCTTCAGCGATATTCACATTCCCGACGGCAGTGTGGCTCGGTATCATTGCTGGAGTCGGTTGCGCAGTCAAATTTACGACCATTTTCGCCTGTCTTTCCCTGTTTATTTTTATCCGGAGTGAGCATTTTTACAGAAGACTCGCAACAGTCATTGGTATTTCAATCTTAACCTTTACGTTCCTCTGTCCTTATTGGCTCATCGATCTGATTTCGCCAACGTGGAATCTCTTCTTTGAGGATTTCTGGTATGAAACTACGCACTACCACCGAGGGCACTTCGGTCTCATTTCCACAGCAGAAGCGGGGTTGTTACAACGGTTTGTCTATCTATGGGTACTTTTGAAATGGGGGATGGGGTTGCCACTCGCACTCCTCGTCGCTTTTGGGACACTGCGTGCAATTATTTCGCTTAAGGGCAAAACTGGCGGTGCTCCTATATTGGAAACACTTCTACTTGCTTTTGTTATTCCGTATCTACTATTTATTGGGATACACAAGGTCAAGTTCATTCGTCATCTACTGATACTTTATCCTGCACTCATGGTCCTTGCTGCTATCGCAGTCGCACGCGTCCCGAGTGTTGTAGAGCGTCTTTCCAAGTTCGCATACAGCGGTTCGCCGCATCTTGTAGAAGAAAGACCCAGGAGGCACAATATATTTGGAAAATGGGGATATGGTGTCGTGGTTGGTATCGTTGTGGCTTATTCGTTCGTTTATACTGCCGCTTTTGCCGCTGTGATGCTTGCACAACCGACCCGAATTGCAGCATCCGAATGGATATCCGCGCATATTCCACCGGAGGAAGTTATTGTGAGTGCACCAGTAACCATATTCAACTGGCTTTTACCCGATTTAGATTTAGAGGTGGTAGATCAAGAAGCAGAATGGGTACTTATCGTCATGCCGGACCTTGAGGTGTTCCAAAAATATCAACTGCATCCTCAAGGCTATCAAGATGAAGATTGGTACCCGATTGGCGAGATTGAATTGGAAGAGACAGTGGCGTTCTATACGCGAATCTTGGCGGAAGACAGCCCGTATGAATTGCGCAAAACCTTCCGGTGTACACCAGAATTCCTTGGCATCCGAATATCCGATACCGGTGCCCCGTTCCCGATGCGTGCCCTCGCGCATCCTGAAATCTTGCTTTATCGCCGTCGCCACTAAAGTGTAAGATTTCCAGTCCGAAAACTTTGATGTAATCTGTGCGACATTTACATCAACGGTGGTTTGAAATATTTCTTCTGAATAGGTACGATTGTTGATAGAATCTGATGAAGCACATCCGCTGCGACGTTATCAGCATCAATAATCCGAATGAGTTCTTGCGGATAGTGGTCAATCAGTGGTTCAGTTTCCCATTTGTATAGATCCCAGCGGTATCGAACGACGACTTCCTCGGAATCGTCAATCCGGTTTTCCTTCAGTGAGCGCCCGCGAATCCGCTTAAACATCACCTCTCGGTCTTCGCAGACCATAAAGATGACTTTAAAGATCGTGGTATACGGTTTTATTAATGCAGCTTGTGTGATGTTCCGTGGAATGCCGTCGAGGATGAGCAGATCGCGTTCTGGCGTGTAAAGTCCATCACGCACCTTCGTCTCCATGTAGTCCTGCCAAATTTTGATTGTAATGTCGTCTGGGACTAACTTACCGATGCCAGCGCATTGCTGGAAAATCTGCCCACATTTGGAATTGGTATCAAGTTCTCGGAACATATCCCCGCTGGAAACATGGAAGATACCCGGAATTTGTGCCAGCATCTTGCCTTGTGTTCCCTTACCAACACCGGGGGGACCGACAAGCATCACTGCTTGATAGCGAAGTCCATCCGCCTCGTGTAGAGGGCTCTTATCCGTTGTCATGTCTGTTTTTGTCCTCTGCCGCCTTATGACTCTCCGTTGAGTTGACGCGCTGTGCATACGTCGCAACGGCGCGTCTACAATAGATACTACACACCGATCAGGTGTTCAAGAATATAGAAATCCAAGCCTTCATAGTCTCGCGCTGCGATAAACTCCTGTTCAACTTTTTTATCATACGTCCGTACTTTCTCAAGTAGGTTAAGGAAGGTTCTTCGGCTGCTCAATAGATGTTTGGTTGAGATGTCGCGCGGTTGTGTTCGCATGACTTTCACATCCAATCCAATGAATTCACCGTTTCTGCCGTATCCGTTCTCTTCAAGGACCCGGACTTGATTAAATGCCCGTCGCAAATTGACAGACCCGAACGCCTTATCCTGGTCGAATTTAAGTCCGTTCTGGTCGTTAAGGTGTACGCTCCAAAGTTTCTTATGATGCAGCGCGTATCCCATTTCGTCAGATGGTTCTAACCCTGCCAGAATAGCATGTGCGCTTTCAATTAATCCACCAACCCGTTCCGGCACATCGCTCGCATACGCCAACCCGATGGCGTGTCCAATCGTCGGAATATAGGCAATGTCCATCGGTTCATTCGGTTTCGGTTCAATCAGAATGCGGATTTC
This region of Candidatus Poribacteria bacterium genomic DNA includes:
- a CDS encoding shikimate kinase, which encodes MKRQEKRKPNIVLVGFMGTGKTSIGRRLSMQLRMRYVDTDDVIERDSGRRISDIFAEDGEPAFRELESEAVRKVSNLYSYVISTGGGVVLKEANMVALKRNGIVFCLNATAEEIYQRVRHQSHRPLLQTPDALTKIRTMLEERHPYYATADYMVETTGRSFGEIMGYIKRVFAQSVRTSK
- a CDS encoding GNAT family N-acetyltransferase — encoded protein: MPRQLRMVRPNLEDLPALELPTDYGMRTYQKGDEAHWARIISDSFGGRERTAQDTENEITGRDVFIPEGFYFATHRGVPVGTACAWRQSVDEKDVGYVHMVGVVGEHTGHKLGKWVSLAVLSYFRDNGFKCSMLDTDDFRIPAIKTYLNLGFIPVYVEKGQPERWSDIFEKLGLPSMSAQILNAKETLPTELWTKVSR
- a CDS encoding GNAT family N-acetyltransferase, with translation MEDQLRMVLHSLEKLPRLQCPDGYYIRTYKKGDEAYWAHIMDRSFVDQGRTTEDTYANVINQPNFDPNGLCFVIHKDTPIGTACAWNRHLRGKPIGYIDMLAVLPEHTGHKLGKWLTVFLLHYFKAQHVSSVMLDTDDFRLPAIKNYLNLGFVPVYVRENHVLRWRNVFEKLEFLQA
- a CDS encoding glycosyltransferase family 39 protein, which produces MRWLLAVKNCFSSPDNFVIAAILISGFGLRIVGLNVGLPDTPDPREVIIAQDVLNLIHFTAPPQTYNWPGTAWFYIVAAVGKLLSIGGWHLTEARVILLARCINTLLSAATLWFTYSIGKHAENRRVGQIAAGLLAVSMLHATNELRFALVDIPATFCVTLFLWRVVRARVSSAIFTFPTAVWLGIIAGVGCAVKFTTIFACLSLFIFIRSEHFYRRLATVIGISILTFTFLCPYWLIDLISPTWNLFFEDFWYETTHYHRGHFGLISTAEAGLLQRFVYLWVLLKWGMGLPLALLVAFGTLRAIISLKGKTGGAPILETLLLAFVIPYLLFIGIHKVKFIRHLLILYPALMVLAAIAVARVPSVVERLSKFAYSGSPHLVEERPRRHNIFGKWGYGVVVGIVVAYSFVYTAAFAAVMLAQPTRIAASEWISAHIPPEEVIVSAPVTIFNWLLPDLDLEVVDQEAEWVLIVMPDLEVFQKYQLHPQGYQDEDWYPIGEIELEETVAFYTRILAEDSPYELRKTFRCTPEFLGIRISDTGAPFPMRALAHPEILLYRRRH
- a CDS encoding nucleoside monophosphate kinase, which produces MTTDKSPLHEADGLRYQAVMLVGPPGVGKGTQGKMLAQIPGIFHVSSGDMFRELDTNSKCGQIFQQCAGIGKLVPDDITIKIWQDYMETKVRDGLYTPERDLLILDGIPRNITQAALIKPYTTIFKVIFMVCEDREVMFKRIRGRSLKENRIDDSEEVVVRYRWDLYKWETEPLIDHYPQELIRIIDADNVAADVLHQILSTIVPIQKKYFKPPLM
- a CDS encoding TIM barrel protein, which translates into the protein MRESFEGVTEYCFSFGPWNIHEGTDPFGPPVRESFSFDEKVSFYRDLGFVGIQFHDDDIVPDIDEKTHAQLIAQTKTVKKQLDDHGLTPEVVAPRLWESPQTIDGAYTSNSAKERKYALERSKRCVDIANEIGCKNLVLWLAREGTYIRETKSSADAVGQILDAINALLEYDAEIRILIEPKPNEPMDIAYIPTIGHAIGLAYASDVPERVGGLIESAHAILAGLEPSDEMGYALHHKKLWSVHLNDQNGLKFDQDKAFGSVNLRRAFNQVRVLEENGYGRNGEFIGLDVKVMRTQPRDISTKHLLSSRRTFLNLLEKVRTYDKKVEQEFIAARDYEGLDFYILEHLIGV